One window from the genome of Alnus glutinosa chromosome 13, dhAlnGlut1.1, whole genome shotgun sequence encodes:
- the LOC133854769 gene encoding uncharacterized protein LOC133854769, which produces MSGIGCSNAAYAMPGLLRPNGGQKGSKRDNRCCSFQMPLHYPRFKKSDYETMPEWKLDCLLNEYGLPVAGDVTQKRKFAMGAFLWPSQE; this is translated from the coding sequence ATGAGTGGAATCGGTTGCTCCAACGCTGCTTATGCCATGCCGGGGCTGCTCCGGCCGAATGGCGGGCAGAAAGGAAGCAAGAGAGACAACCGCTGCTGCAGCTTCCAGATGCCTCTCCACTACCCGAGGTTCAAAAAGAGTGACTACGAGACCATGCCTGAGTGGAAGCTCGACTGCCTCTTGAATGAGTACGGCTTGCCTGTCGCTGGAGATGTCACCCAAAAGAGGAAGTTCGCCATGGGAGCTTTCCTTTGGCCTTCCCAAGAATGA
- the LOC133853862 gene encoding uncharacterized protein LOC133853862, giving the protein MAFAKLFSLLFPLLGIFFLATHPTLTSAENTEDLINKICRSVEEFGFCKQTFMENLLSPEADIVDLTHITILQSSNNATNTLDFIRNLVANATDEGLMNALVECENAYRLVAGSFQNAFVSFTQKDYDGVLVYERGTPRVQASCATTFDTPPNPFNPLVDRNRQMRILITMAVVSATELTS; this is encoded by the coding sequence ATGGCTTTTGCCAAGCTCTTTTCCCTGCTTTTTCCTCTGTTAGGCATCTTCTTCTTGGCCACCCATCCCACCTTGACAAGCGCAGAAAACACCGAGGACCTGATCAACAAAATCTGTCGTTCAGTGGAGGAGTTCGGTTTCTGCAAACAAACCTTCATGGAAAACCTGCTGTCCCCAGAAGCGGACATTGTTGATCTGACCCACATAACAATATTGCAGTCATCAAACAACGCGACCAACACCCTTGATTTCATCCGGAATCTTGTCGCGAACGCGACCGACGAAGGATTGATGAACGCTCTTGTTGAGTGTGAAAACGCCTACAGACTGGTGGCAGGGTCTTTCCAGAACGCCTTCGTATCCTTCACCCAGAAAGACTATGATGGCGTTCTGGTATATGAGAGGGGTACGCCTAGAGTTCAAGCCAGTTGTGCCACCACTTTCGACACTCCGCCTAATCCTTTCAACCCTCTGGTTGACAGGAATAGGCAGATGAGGATCTTGATTACCATGGCTGTGGTTTCTGCAACGGAACTTACCtcttga
- the LOC133855030 gene encoding CMP-sialic acid transporter 1-like, with protein sequence MQWYFVAALLTVLTSSQGILTTLSQSNGRYLYDYATVPFLAEVFKLMVSSILLWRECRVSPSTRMTTEWKTVRLYPIPSIIYLIHNNVQFATLTYVDTSTYQIMGNLKIVTTGLLFRLFLRRKLSNLQWMAIILLAVGTTTSQIKGCGEASCDSLFSAPIQGYMLAILSACLSALAGVYTEFLMKKNNDSLYWQNVQLYTFGSIFNLARLLVDDFRGGFENGPWWHRIFNGYSITTWMVVLNLGSTGLLVSWLMKYADNIVKVYSTSMAMLLTMVLSVYLFTFKPTLQLFLGIIICMMSLHMYFAPQNMLVDLPSTTKAAPESLKDIYVERRTDS encoded by the exons ATGCAGTGGTACTTCGTTGCGGCGCTCCTCACCGTTCTCACAAGCTCTCAG GGAATTTTGACAACTCTGTCTCAAAGTAATGGACGGTATTTGTATGACTATGCAACTGTTCCTTTTCTTGCAGAGGTTTTTAAG CTAATGGTTTCTAGTATACTTCTTTGGCGAGAGTGCCGGGTATCGCCGTCTACAAGGATGACCACGGAGTGGAAAACCGTGCGCTTATATCCCATTCCTTCGATCATATATCTAATTCATAACAATGTTCAGTTTGCTACACTAACTTATGTGGATACATCGACGTATCAGATTATGGGTAATCTGAAGATTGTAACCACTGGCTTATTGTTCAG GCTATTCCTGAGGAGGAAGCTGTCTAATCTACAATGGATGGCTATTATTCTATTAGCTGTTGGAACAACCACAAGCCAG ATAAAAGGTTGTGGAGAAGCTTCATGTGACTCTCTATTCTCAGCACCAATCCAAGGCTATATGTTGGCAATCCTATCTGCTTGTCTATCAGCATTGGCAGGGGTTTACACGGAGTTTCTGATGAAGAAGAACAATGATAGCTTGTATTGGCAGAATGTACAATTATATAC GTTTGgttcaattttcaatttggcaCGGCTTCTTGTGGATGATTTCAGAGGTGGATTTGAGAATGGTCCTTGGTGGCACCGGATTTTCAATGGTTATAGTATTACAACTTGGATGGTAGTATTAAACCTTGGATCCACAGGCTTGCTGGTTTCTTGGTTGATGAAGTATGCTGACAATATTGTGAAG GTGTATTCTACATCAATGGCTATGCTGCTTACAATGGTTTTATCTGTATATCTTTTCACTTTCAAGCCTACGCTGCAG CTTTTCTTGGGTATTATTATCTGTATGATGTCATTACACATGTACTTTGCCCCTCAAAACATGCTGGTGGATTTGCCATCAACCACTAAAGCAGCTCCTGAGAGTCTAAAAGATATTTATGTTGAACGACGAACAGATTCCTGA